Genomic DNA from Procambarus clarkii isolate CNS0578487 chromosome 34, FALCON_Pclarkii_2.0, whole genome shotgun sequence:
ttgacacgtaaatggggtgtctagctgtttacaccagttaagacagcgtggtatgctcatcccatgttttgttgttattgtatagacgccttcctctccggggagacgctcttatgctctggttcttcactcaaagtaattttacattaacaagggaacctagctactatttgatgtaaataattatattcattcttagtgattacttttttgttaactttagatactaaactaatctattaacaatgtttcataatgtaaatatacgatgactttgatgacgtcacggagtcgatgacgtcacggagtctcccattttccatcctgaagggagtatagactaggggagactgtgttatttgtgtgtgtggttgtgtgtgtgtgtcggtttcccgacataattcccaggggcagaacacgggtcgaagtcccggtaaggactgcgatcactttattcttctccctcagaattatagtgctgctttaatttgagtttacattgttgtgcagcagtccgttggggacgtatgtcccgtactggcgtatcgggtgctggaagtcgttgtacgtcttctttcctggccagttctaaaggtactaatttctctaaagttttgagagtagtgttgcctttgcattttactttcactattctcaagatgccctggctgtctggatgaacagagactatttctcctataggccactccgagcgtggtccgtcactatccaccagaactatgtcaccagggttcaagttaattctgttatagggactgtttgccccgtaatgatactccctcagagctgttaggtattcacgagtccatacgtcattccaccgacttatcacccctgaaagatgtttgaaacgttgaaccaaatcactctctttgacatatgaaggatcctctggttcctcatccgtaagggacacaagtgttttgagaggtctcccatacatcaaatgagctggacttaatggttcacgctgcaaagcatcatcagagaggtaggtaagtggtcggttgttaactcgtgcttctatttctatgattactgtttgaagctcctgaaggtcaatcttttggcggtgtagggttttccgtaaagaccgtttcaccgtaccaaccatccgtt
This window encodes:
- the LOC138371082 gene encoding uncharacterized protein, whose product is MSAEAFLQAFRRFASRRSCPKLMISDNGSNLVAGEACLRKIWTHPKVRTALTQRQCYWKFIPPRAPWHGGFYERMVGTVKRSLRKTLHRQKIDLQELQTVIIEIEARVNNRPLTYLSDDALQREPLSPAHLMYGRPLKTLVSLTDEEPEDPSYVKESDLVQRFKHLSGVISRWNDVWTREYLTALREYHYGANSPYNRINLNPGDIVLVDSDGPRSEWPIGEIVSVHPDSQGILRIVKVKCKGNTTLKTLEKLVPLELARKEDVQRLPAPDTPVRDIRPQRTAAQQCKLKLKQHYNSEGEE